The Mytilus galloprovincialis chromosome 7, xbMytGall1.hap1.1, whole genome shotgun sequence genome has a window encoding:
- the LOC143083778 gene encoding sulfotransferase 1A1-like: MAEYSQWPKVELASNDILTIKDPSGNIIELFPCYGYYFPRTSIVKRRYPDPRDNIPSIIKMKTRHDDVFLTAYPKTGTHWLTEIIYMLLNKRLEYNKEYGKVSAMLPLQTPEMVDKLPSPRILNSHLLLSSLPRDILTQKNKVVFVNRNPKDVAVSLYHFCKHTINYEGSWNDFLQLFMSGKGMVYAGPWHKYMMDWDNVIRNNSKLDVLVVNYEDLKMNPLKEIERLADYLDVKSNPDFYSQVSERCRFNQLKDDYKNRNHPLREVIFRKGDVGDWKNWFTVAQNEEFDKHLTEKLTNSSWTFRYCVKE, from the exons TTGAGTTAGCCAGTAACGATATTCTGACTATTAAGGACCCAAGTGGGAACATCATTGAACTGTTCCCTTGTTACGGGTATTATTTCCCGAGAACTTCCATTGTAAAGCGACGATATCCAGACCCTCGGGATAATATCCCTAGCATTATTAAAATGAAGACCAGACATGATGATGTCTTCCTAACGGCTTATCCAAAAACAG GAACCCATTGGTTGACTGAAATCATATATATGTTACTTAACAAAAGACTAGAATACAATAAAGAGTATGGTAAAGTCAGTGCCATGCTGCCACTTCAAACACCGGAAATGGTAGATAAACTGCCATCCCCGCGTATATTAAACAGCCATTTGCTATTAAGTTCCTTACCACGTGATATATTGACCCAAAAGAACAAGGTTGTATTTGTGAATCGCAACCCAAAAGACGTTGCTGTATCCTTATACCATTTCTGCAAGCATACAATAAACTACGAAGGTTCATGGAACGATTTTCTGCAACTATTTATGTCGGGAAAag GCATGGTTTATGCAGGCCCGTGGCACAAATACATGATGGACTGGGATAATGTCATAAGGAATAATTCAAAACTAGATGTATTAGTTGTCAACTATGAAGATCTCAAAATG AATCCACTGAAGGAAATTGAAAGGCTTGCAGATTACTTAGATGTTAAAAGTAATCCTGATTTCTACAGTCAAGTTTCAGAAAGATGTAGGTTCAATCAATTGAAAGACGACTACAAGAACAGAAATCATCCTTTACGCGAGGTTATATTTAGGAAAG GTGATGTTGGAGATTGGAAGAATTGGTTTACAGTGGCACAAAATGAAGAATTTGATAAACACCTTactgaaaaattaacaaattcgTCATGGACATTTAGGTACTGTGTCAAAGAATAA